From Streptomyces sp. HUAS MG91, the proteins below share one genomic window:
- a CDS encoding asparagine synthase-related protein, protein MRWLVGWSSTTPGAVAFDSAGATGKDGETVHPVGSQLLWGDPDPLWAVGDWRSDEVRIVKADDRTRIAVLGVCGASDQQLKVGLHAARGGALRHLTAWPGSYTAVVQVGRRVMVAGDLAGARPVFYTPWAGGTAYATAALPLADLIEAHLDVGHLAALLAAPDVPEALHDSTPYQGVRRIPPGHALILRAGAREIAGYEPVASLAVAAAPADPDRAVDAVREALVDAVRARLGAPRHIPGTDLDPGPVPGMGPAERRAARGMPVPGIGADLSGGPASGTLALLAAGLPGMPGTVLGHGTGAGERLLAVTFNDLSTTTIHREAELERAGAIASNPRLHHVVVTGGEETLPYADLEGPLTDEPSAVLVSASRHRARLASGSADHFTGYGARQVLDAHPARLADLLMDRRRRHMVRPVAALTKAEGGSLRVPARVYGAARKLARTPYTTGLDHLADRLLQRSFDEPGGAVGASLAALAWARPGPAARWLTGEALAEVSVRLQEGRVRPGTGPGQRPGAFRARSALARHAADLRILEQAAEVRSQRLHAPFLDNEVVRACQALPEALRVQPGARAVILRTVLEGAGVHELPPGWGAPSHATAAAAARTGLRVSADHLIALFDTPLLAQTGLIEARVVRKALRAAADGEALPLDGLADLVGLELWLRRLMARRGTCWTGTPARARAVPTGSVVPERALGAGPR, encoded by the coding sequence ATGCGGTGGTTGGTGGGGTGGAGCAGCACCACCCCTGGAGCCGTTGCCTTCGACTCCGCGGGGGCCACGGGCAAGGACGGCGAAACGGTCCATCCGGTGGGCTCCCAACTCCTGTGGGGCGACCCGGATCCGCTGTGGGCGGTCGGTGACTGGCGCTCCGACGAGGTGCGCATCGTCAAGGCCGACGACCGTACGCGGATCGCGGTGCTCGGCGTGTGCGGCGCGAGCGACCAACAACTGAAGGTGGGCCTCCACGCCGCGCGGGGCGGCGCCCTGCGCCACCTGACGGCCTGGCCCGGCAGTTACACCGCCGTCGTCCAGGTGGGCCGCCGCGTCATGGTCGCCGGCGACCTCGCGGGTGCCCGCCCGGTCTTCTACACCCCCTGGGCGGGCGGCACCGCCTACGCCACCGCCGCGCTCCCGCTCGCCGACCTCATCGAGGCCCACCTCGACGTGGGGCACCTGGCCGCGCTGCTCGCCGCCCCCGACGTCCCGGAGGCGCTGCACGACTCGACGCCGTACCAGGGCGTGCGCCGCATCCCGCCGGGGCACGCGCTGATCCTGCGCGCGGGCGCACGGGAGATCGCCGGCTACGAGCCCGTGGCGTCCCTCGCGGTGGCCGCGGCGCCCGCCGACCCGGACCGCGCCGTGGACGCCGTCCGGGAGGCCCTGGTGGACGCCGTACGGGCCCGCCTCGGCGCGCCCCGGCACATCCCCGGCACCGACCTGGACCCCGGGCCGGTGCCCGGCATGGGGCCCGCCGAGCGCCGCGCCGCCCGCGGCATGCCGGTGCCCGGCATCGGCGCCGACCTCTCCGGCGGCCCGGCGTCCGGCACCCTCGCCCTGCTCGCCGCGGGCCTGCCCGGGATGCCCGGCACCGTCCTCGGCCACGGCACGGGCGCGGGCGAGCGCCTGCTGGCGGTCACCTTCAACGACCTGTCGACCACGACGATCCACCGCGAGGCCGAACTCGAACGCGCGGGGGCGATCGCCTCCAACCCGCGCCTGCACCACGTGGTGGTCACCGGCGGCGAGGAGACGCTGCCCTACGCGGACCTGGAGGGCCCGCTCACCGACGAGCCCAGCGCCGTCCTCGTCTCCGCCTCCCGGCACCGCGCGCGCCTCGCCTCCGGCAGCGCCGACCACTTCACCGGCTACGGGGCACGGCAGGTTCTCGACGCCCATCCGGCCCGGCTCGCCGACCTCCTGATGGACCGCAGGCGCCGCCACATGGTGCGTCCCGTGGCCGCGCTCACCAAGGCCGAGGGCGGCTCGCTGCGCGTTCCGGCGCGGGTCTACGGAGCGGCCAGAAAACTCGCCCGCACGCCCTACACGACGGGCCTCGACCACCTGGCCGACCGGCTGCTCCAGCGCAGCTTCGACGAACCGGGCGGCGCCGTCGGCGCCTCGCTCGCCGCGCTCGCGTGGGCCAGACCCGGGCCCGCCGCCCGCTGGCTGACCGGCGAGGCACTCGCAGAAGTATCGGTTCGCCTGCAAGAGGGCCGGGTCCGCCCCGGGACCGGCCCGGGGCAGCGCCCCGGCGCGTTCCGGGCCCGCTCCGCCCTCGCCCGGCACGCGGCGGACCTGCGCATCCTGGAACAGGCCGCGGAGGTCCGCTCCCAGCGCCTGCACGCGCCCTTCCTCGACAACGAGGTGGTCCGCGCCTGCCAGGCCCTCCCCGAGGCGCTGCGCGTCCAGCCCGGCGCCCGCGCGGTGATCCTGCGCACGGTGCTCGAAGGCGCGGGCGTCCACGAGCTGCCGCCCGGCTGGGGCGCCCCCTCGCACGCCACCGCGGCGGCCGCCGCCCGCACCGGCCTGCGCGTCTCCGCCGACCACCTCATCGCCCTCTTCGACACGCCCCTGCTGGCCCAGACCGGCCTGATCGAGGCACGCGTGGTCCGCAAGGCGCTGCGCGCGGCGGCCGACGGCGAAGCCCTCCCGCTGGACGGCCTCGCCGACCTCGTCGGCCTGGAACTGTGGCTCCGCCGCCTCATGGCCCGCCGGGGCACCTGCTGGACGGGCACCCCGGCACGCGCGCGTGCGGTCCCGACGGGCAGCGTCGTCCCGGAACGAGCCTTGGGAGCGGGCCCCCGCTGA
- a CDS encoding BTAD domain-containing putative transcriptional regulator: MRYTILGTTKAYDDDGAPVTVGGPRLRALLTSLALHTPRPAPVPTLIDDVWEDAPPADAPAALQALVGRLRRALGKDAVTSGPGGYRLTATRDDIDLYVFERLAHQGTAALAAHDPGAAARTLREALALWHGPALADLPGHTAATRPEAQRLETTRARVQADLELGRAPDLVPELRELTTAHPYDEPLHALLIRALRATGRRADALAAYETARRTLADGLGTDPGSELTHLHAELLTEPTAPPAPAATEPAPPTPARSGNLRPRLNSFVGREPELDAIRSDLRGARLVTLTGPGGSGKTRLAEEAAAPEPRAWLVELARLDDPRAVPGAVVSALGLRETVLMTTELSGLHDDPTRLLVEHCAHRAELLILDNCEHVIDAAAELAETLLTHCPGLTILATSREPLGVPGESVRPVEPLPPDPAHRLFAERAAAVRPGFDPARDAEAVAEICRRLDGLPLAIELAAARLRLLTPRQIADRLDDRFRLLTSGSRTVLPRQQTLRAVVDWSWDLLDDSERTALCELSVFAGGWTLEAAEAVCSPPGGADAVGSLVDKSLLIATPSGGGLPGMRYRMLETIHEYAMERAAEKPELRLAAERRHLAHIRALVEEADPKLRSEEQLPWIQRLETELDNIRAALTRVTTAPGLVDEEAAIDLALHMGWFWWLRNYRTEGGDWVHAISRLLPDDTEQGDPDDPLHWPRMKLRLLALFLVTESTPQEVIRSEADRAYMVRVRTAFEPPNPQGATFPGIIWPFTLFVLDGVGDVREALDRAVANCRRFGGEWEIGVTLMFRTHTVVDMAGRMEGVDEDIAELREISRRVGDRWMRAQVCSAAAEVAMGRGSYPEAKVELEEGIRLAQEVGAYAETPFLLARIAEIAYREGDREAARTSLDRANEEAERYGIADTAAFIGLLYAHLALAEGEVARARELCDRSRAVAEGGTPPPQFHASLGLIDSRITAAESGAAAGLALLTDTLRDAMAGRCAETVVAGLVDVGAELHARRDDLARAVRLFAASDALRDGRPRPLPERDECAAVDTRARVALGDTRYETERATGAALTPDQLLADLAGPTGN, encoded by the coding sequence GTGCGGTACACGATCCTGGGAACCACCAAGGCCTACGACGACGACGGCGCCCCCGTCACCGTGGGCGGCCCGCGCCTGCGCGCCCTCCTCACCTCCCTGGCCCTGCACACCCCCCGTCCGGCCCCCGTGCCCACCCTCATCGACGACGTCTGGGAGGACGCCCCGCCCGCCGACGCCCCGGCCGCCCTCCAGGCCCTGGTGGGCCGTCTGCGCCGCGCCCTCGGCAAGGACGCCGTCACCTCCGGACCGGGCGGCTACCGCCTCACCGCGACCCGCGACGACATCGACCTGTACGTCTTCGAACGCCTCGCCCACCAGGGCACCGCGGCCCTCGCCGCCCACGACCCCGGGGCCGCCGCCCGCACCCTGCGCGAAGCCCTCGCCCTGTGGCACGGCCCGGCCCTGGCCGACCTGCCCGGCCACACCGCGGCCACCCGCCCGGAGGCCCAGCGCCTGGAGACCACCCGCGCGCGCGTCCAGGCCGACCTGGAGCTGGGCCGCGCCCCCGACCTCGTACCGGAACTGCGCGAACTCACCACGGCCCACCCCTACGACGAGCCGCTGCACGCGCTGCTCATCCGGGCCCTGCGCGCGACCGGCCGGCGGGCGGACGCGCTGGCGGCGTACGAGACGGCCCGCCGCACCCTGGCGGACGGCCTCGGCACCGACCCGGGATCCGAACTGACCCATCTGCACGCCGAATTGCTGACGGAACCAACCGCCCCGCCCGCACCCGCCGCCACAGAGCCCGCTCCCCCCACCCCGGCCCGCAGCGGCAATCTCCGCCCCCGGCTGAATTCCTTCGTCGGCCGGGAACCCGAACTCGACGCGATCCGTTCCGACTTGCGAGGAGCACGCCTGGTCACGCTCACGGGCCCGGGCGGCTCCGGCAAGACCCGCCTGGCCGAGGAGGCAGCGGCCCCCGAGCCCCGGGCCTGGCTGGTCGAGCTGGCGCGGCTGGACGACCCGAGGGCGGTCCCGGGCGCGGTCGTCAGCGCGCTGGGCCTGCGCGAGACGGTCCTGATGACGACCGAGCTCTCGGGCCTGCACGACGACCCGACCAGGCTCCTCGTCGAGCACTGCGCCCACCGTGCCGAGCTCCTGATCCTTGACAACTGCGAGCATGTGATCGACGCGGCGGCGGAGCTCGCCGAGACCCTGCTGACGCACTGCCCGGGTCTCACGATCCTCGCCACCAGCCGTGAACCCCTGGGCGTGCCGGGGGAGTCGGTGCGCCCCGTCGAGCCGCTGCCCCCGGACCCCGCGCACCGCCTGTTCGCCGAGCGGGCCGCCGCGGTCCGCCCCGGCTTCGATCCCGCGCGGGACGCCGAGGCCGTCGCCGAGATCTGCCGCCGCCTGGACGGCCTGCCGCTCGCCATCGAGCTGGCGGCGGCCCGCCTGCGGCTGCTCACCCCGCGCCAGATCGCCGACCGCCTCGACGACCGGTTCCGCCTGCTGACCAGCGGCAGCCGCACCGTTCTGCCCCGCCAGCAGACCCTGCGCGCCGTCGTCGACTGGTCCTGGGACCTGCTCGACGACAGCGAGCGCACCGCCCTGTGCGAGCTGTCGGTCTTCGCGGGCGGCTGGACCCTGGAGGCCGCCGAGGCCGTCTGCTCCCCGCCCGGCGGCGCCGACGCCGTCGGCTCCCTCGTGGACAAGTCCCTGCTGATCGCGACCCCGAGCGGCGGCGGACTGCCCGGGATGCGCTACCGCATGCTGGAGACCATCCACGAGTACGCCATGGAGCGCGCCGCCGAGAAGCCCGAGCTGCGGCTGGCCGCCGAGCGCCGGCACCTCGCGCACATACGCGCCCTGGTCGAGGAGGCCGACCCCAAGCTGCGCTCGGAGGAGCAGCTGCCGTGGATCCAGCGCCTCGAGACGGAGCTGGACAACATCAGGGCGGCCCTGACCCGGGTCACGACCGCGCCCGGCCTCGTCGACGAGGAGGCCGCGATCGACCTGGCGCTGCACATGGGCTGGTTCTGGTGGCTGCGCAACTACCGTACCGAGGGCGGCGACTGGGTCCACGCCATCAGCCGGCTGCTGCCGGACGACACCGAACAGGGCGACCCCGACGACCCGCTCCACTGGCCGCGGATGAAGCTGCGCCTGCTGGCGCTCTTCCTCGTCACCGAGTCCACCCCGCAGGAAGTCATCCGCAGCGAGGCCGACCGGGCGTACATGGTGCGGGTGCGCACCGCCTTCGAGCCGCCGAACCCGCAGGGCGCCACCTTCCCCGGAATCATCTGGCCGTTCACGCTCTTCGTCCTGGACGGAGTGGGAGACGTGCGCGAGGCGCTGGACCGCGCCGTCGCCAACTGCCGCCGGTTCGGCGGGGAATGGGAGATCGGCGTCACGCTGATGTTCCGTACCCACACGGTGGTGGACATGGCGGGCCGCATGGAGGGCGTCGACGAGGACATCGCCGAGCTGCGGGAGATCAGCCGCCGGGTGGGCGACCGCTGGATGCGCGCCCAGGTGTGCAGCGCGGCGGCCGAGGTCGCCATGGGGCGCGGCAGCTACCCGGAGGCGAAGGTCGAACTGGAGGAAGGGATCCGGCTCGCCCAGGAGGTGGGGGCGTACGCGGAGACGCCGTTCCTGCTGGCACGGATCGCCGAGATCGCCTACCGCGAGGGCGACCGGGAAGCCGCCCGCACGTCCCTCGACAGGGCGAACGAGGAGGCGGAGCGGTACGGGATCGCCGACACCGCCGCCTTCATCGGACTGCTCTACGCGCATCTGGCCCTGGCCGAAGGGGAGGTGGCCCGCGCGCGCGAGCTGTGCGACCGCTCCCGCGCCGTGGCCGAGGGCGGCACACCGCCCCCGCAGTTCCACGCCTCCCTCGGGCTGATCGACTCCCGCATCACGGCGGCCGAGTCGGGCGCCGCGGCCGGTCTGGCGCTGCTCACCGACACCCTGCGCGACGCGATGGCGGGGCGCTGCGCGGAGACCGTCGTCGCGGGCCTGGTCGACGTCGGGGCCGAACTGCACGCCCGCCGCGACGACCTGGCCCGCGCGGTCCGGCTGTTCGCGGCGTCGGACGCGCTGCGCGACGGCCGGCCCCGGCCGCTGCCGGAGCGCGACGAGTGCGCGGCGGTGGACACCCGCGCGCGGGTTGCCCTCGGCGACACCCGGTACGAGACCGAGCGCGCGACGGGCGCGGCGCTCACCCCCGACCAGCTCCTGGCCGACCTGGCGGGACCCACGGGCAACTGA
- a CDS encoding sigma-70 family RNA polymerase sigma factor → MSVDGQGEQRPGGGGTGAEDLTARHVPSQGGPDRTSGRPAPAPVPDAEASVPAQREVAPAADSGDRPPSDADLIERMRAGDDGAYEELYRRHAAAVRRYARTCCRDGHTADDLTAEVFARMLQAVRGGSGPEHAVRAYLLTTVRRVAASWTKSARREQLVDDFAVFADQAARSTEALDDDTLELGADVRAMQEAEQSMAVQAFRSLPERWQAVLWHTEVEDESPSDVAALFGLDANGTRVLAKRAREGLKEAYLQAHVSATLTESEECSRYADRLGAYARGSLRTRAERGLRKHLEECAKCRLAAGQIKEVASGIPGVVPVAVIGWFGAAGYAKAAAFIGGGAASAAGAGAAAAASGGTSGGGAAGAAASEGLGAPAKAGIAAGVVAAATAAALAIALTGGEPKQEPEARKEKPPVSQPITPAPQKPTPKPTPPEPKPTPTPTPTPTPKPKPKPSVKPAPEPTPKPKPRPTPKPTPKPTPPRPTPTPTPPPAPAVYQLSTLDYSVAGDGSKPEIRLAESSWVWQRYGMSIADKRYAHGVSVHSRSSVTIDLNRSCTAYDAFAGVDDMTLGLGAVRFSVYVDGARAWQSRVVRGHDPAVPVHVNLAGHRTIRLVVEPEGPGGTVAVADWAESRFSCG, encoded by the coding sequence ATGAGCGTTGACGGGCAGGGCGAGCAGCGGCCCGGCGGTGGGGGGACGGGCGCGGAGGACCTCACCGCGCGGCACGTACCGAGCCAGGGCGGCCCCGACCGGACCTCCGGCAGACCCGCCCCGGCCCCCGTGCCCGACGCCGAGGCGTCCGTACCGGCCCAGCGCGAGGTGGCGCCCGCCGCCGACAGCGGAGACCGGCCGCCGTCCGACGCCGATCTGATCGAGCGGATGCGCGCGGGCGACGACGGCGCGTACGAGGAGCTGTACCGCCGGCACGCCGCCGCCGTGCGCCGCTACGCCCGCACCTGCTGCCGCGACGGTCACACCGCCGACGACCTGACGGCCGAGGTCTTCGCCCGCATGCTCCAGGCCGTGCGCGGCGGCAGCGGGCCCGAGCACGCGGTCCGCGCCTATCTGCTGACCACCGTGCGGCGGGTCGCCGCGTCATGGACGAAGTCGGCCAGGCGCGAGCAACTGGTCGACGACTTCGCCGTCTTCGCCGACCAGGCCGCCCGCTCGACCGAGGCCCTGGACGACGACACGCTCGAACTCGGCGCGGACGTACGGGCCATGCAGGAGGCCGAGCAGTCGATGGCCGTGCAGGCCTTCCGCTCGCTGCCCGAGCGCTGGCAGGCCGTGCTGTGGCACACCGAGGTCGAGGACGAGTCGCCCAGCGATGTCGCCGCCCTGTTCGGCCTGGACGCCAACGGCACGCGGGTGCTCGCCAAGCGCGCCCGCGAGGGCCTGAAGGAGGCCTATCTCCAGGCGCACGTCTCGGCCACCCTCACCGAGTCCGAGGAGTGCTCCCGGTACGCGGACCGGCTCGGCGCGTACGCGCGCGGCAGCCTGCGTACGCGGGCCGAGCGGGGCCTGCGCAAGCACCTGGAGGAGTGCGCCAAGTGCCGGCTCGCGGCCGGGCAGATCAAGGAAGTCGCCAGCGGCATCCCGGGGGTCGTGCCGGTCGCGGTCATCGGCTGGTTCGGCGCCGCCGGGTACGCGAAGGCGGCCGCCTTCATCGGCGGTGGCGCGGCGAGTGCGGCGGGCGCCGGTGCGGCTGCCGCGGCGAGCGGCGGTACGTCCGGGGGCGGCGCGGCAGGCGCCGCCGCGTCGGAGGGGCTCGGCGCGCCCGCGAAGGCCGGGATCGCCGCCGGAGTGGTGGCGGCCGCGACCGCCGCCGCGCTGGCCATCGCGCTGACCGGCGGCGAGCCGAAGCAGGAGCCGGAGGCGCGGAAGGAGAAGCCGCCGGTCTCGCAGCCGATCACACCGGCACCGCAGAAGCCGACACCGAAGCCGACCCCGCCCGAGCCGAAGCCGACCCCCACCCCGACGCCCACCCCGACGCCGAAGCCGAAGCCCAAGCCGTCGGTGAAACCGGCGCCCGAGCCGACCCCGAAGCCGAAGCCCAGGCCCACGCCGAAACCGACGCCGAAGCCCACCCCGCCCAGGCCCACCCCGACGCCCACTCCCCCGCCCGCCCCGGCCGTCTACCAGCTGAGCACGCTCGACTACAGCGTCGCGGGCGACGGCAGCAAGCCGGAGATCCGGCTCGCCGAGAGCAGCTGGGTCTGGCAGCGGTACGGCATGTCGATCGCCGACAAGCGGTACGCGCACGGCGTCTCGGTGCACTCCCGGTCCTCGGTCACCATCGATCTGAACCGCTCCTGCACCGCGTACGACGCCTTCGCCGGTGTCGACGACATGACGCTGGGTCTGGGCGCCGTCCGGTTCTCCGTCTACGTCGACGGGGCGCGCGCCTGGCAGTCGCGGGTGGTCCGGGGCCACGACCCGGCGGTCCCGGTGCATGTGAACCTGGCCGGGCACAGGACGATCCGGCTCGTGGTGGAGCCGGAGGGGCCGGGTGGCACGGTGGCGGTCGCCGACTGGGCGGAGTCACGGTTCAGCTGCGGCTGA
- a CDS encoding helix-turn-helix domain-containing protein, whose translation MHIQDTHWTSASAVAPSGASGGANGRAAGDSSRSTPLRVDAQRNLEHVLRAAREVFGELGYGAPMEDVARRARVGVGTVYRRFPSKDVLVRRIAEEETSRLTDQARTALGQEDEPWSALSRFLRTSVASGAGRLLPPQVLRVSVADEPARDAVRDEARVPEQRSGVPDLRLVEQRATPGDPVADALGPDDSGAAALLEVVGRLVDRAREAGELRTDVTVSDVLLVIATAAPSLPDAAQQAAASARLLDILLEGLRSRPA comes from the coding sequence ATGCACATTCAGGACACTCATTGGACCTCTGCGTCAGCCGTCGCGCCGTCGGGCGCCTCGGGTGGGGCCAACGGACGGGCGGCGGGCGACAGTTCGCGCTCGACACCGCTGCGGGTGGATGCCCAGCGCAATCTGGAGCATGTGCTGCGCGCGGCCCGCGAGGTCTTCGGCGAGCTGGGGTACGGGGCACCCATGGAGGACGTGGCGCGGCGCGCCCGCGTCGGCGTGGGCACGGTCTACCGGCGCTTCCCCAGCAAGGACGTACTGGTGCGACGGATAGCCGAGGAGGAGACCTCCCGGCTGACCGACCAGGCCCGCACGGCGCTCGGTCAGGAGGACGAGCCGTGGTCGGCGCTCTCGCGCTTCCTGCGGACCTCGGTCGCCTCCGGCGCGGGCCGGCTGCTGCCGCCGCAGGTGCTGCGGGTGAGCGTGGCCGACGAGCCCGCGCGCGATGCCGTACGGGACGAGGCGCGGGTTCCTGAACAGCGCAGCGGTGTGCCCGACCTGCGGCTCGTGGAGCAGCGGGCGACGCCGGGCGACCCGGTGGCGGACGCCCTGGGCCCCGACGACTCGGGGGCCGCGGCGCTGCTCGAGGTCGTGGGGCGGCTCGTGGACCGGGCCCGGGAGGCCGGTGAGCTCCGCACGGACGTGACCGTGTCGGACGTCCTGCTCGTCATCGCGACGGCGGCGCCGTCACTGCCGGACGCCGCGCAGCAGGCGGCGGCCTCGGCCCGGCTGCTCGACATCCTGCTCGAAGGGCTGCGGTCGCGGCCCGCATAG
- a CDS encoding NAD(P)/FAD-dependent oxidoreductase encodes MPRTPSPEPKQEPARILVVGGGYVGMYTALRLQKRLKHELRGGTVEIVVVTPDPYMTYQPFLPEAAAGSISPRHVVVPLRRVLGHCRVIVGEVVSVDHAGRTAMYTTLASDEEGTGPAPLRYDELVLAPGSISRTLPIPGLADHGIGFKTVEEAVGLRNHVVEQLDIASSTRDPAVRDAALTFVFVGGGYAGVEALGELEDMARYAAKHYHNVKPEDLRWILVEASDRILPEVGPEMGQYTIRELRGRNIDVRLETRLESCENRVAVLSDGSRLPTRTVVWTAGVKPSPLLAATDLPLTDRGRLRCTPALAVDGAPHAWGAGDAAAVPDVTAPGKECAPNAQHAVRQARTLADNITASLRGAPLTEYRHAYAGSVASLGLHKGVAHVYGRKVKGYPAWFMHRVYHLSRVPTANRKARVLTEWSLSGLFKREIVSLGSLERPRAEFELAAGDVPPENPSAPPAGGPKGSP; translated from the coding sequence ATGCCAAGGACGCCATCCCCGGAGCCGAAGCAAGAACCCGCCCGCATCCTGGTCGTCGGCGGCGGTTATGTCGGGATGTACACCGCCCTGCGCCTGCAGAAAAGGCTCAAACACGAACTGCGCGGCGGCACGGTGGAGATCGTCGTCGTCACCCCCGACCCGTACATGACCTACCAGCCGTTCCTGCCGGAGGCGGCGGCCGGATCCATCTCCCCGCGCCATGTGGTCGTCCCGCTGCGCCGGGTCCTCGGCCACTGCCGGGTGATCGTCGGCGAGGTCGTCTCCGTCGACCACGCCGGGCGCACGGCGATGTACACCACCCTCGCCAGCGACGAGGAGGGCACCGGCCCGGCCCCGCTGCGCTACGACGAACTGGTCCTGGCCCCCGGCTCGATCTCCCGCACCCTGCCGATCCCCGGCCTCGCCGACCACGGCATCGGCTTCAAGACGGTCGAGGAGGCCGTCGGCCTGCGCAACCACGTCGTCGAGCAGCTCGACATCGCCTCCTCCACCCGCGACCCGGCGGTCCGCGACGCCGCGCTGACCTTCGTCTTCGTCGGCGGCGGCTACGCGGGCGTGGAGGCGCTCGGCGAGCTGGAGGACATGGCCCGGTACGCGGCGAAGCACTACCACAACGTCAAACCCGAGGACCTGAGGTGGATCCTGGTCGAGGCCAGTGACCGGATCCTGCCGGAGGTCGGCCCGGAGATGGGGCAGTACACGATCCGCGAACTGCGCGGCCGGAACATCGACGTACGCCTGGAAACCCGCCTGGAGTCCTGCGAGAACCGGGTCGCGGTCCTCTCCGACGGCTCACGCCTTCCCACCCGTACGGTCGTGTGGACGGCCGGGGTGAAACCGAGCCCCCTGCTGGCCGCGACCGACCTGCCGCTGACCGACCGGGGCCGGCTCCGCTGCACCCCCGCCCTGGCCGTCGACGGCGCGCCGCACGCCTGGGGCGCCGGCGACGCCGCGGCGGTCCCGGACGTCACCGCGCCGGGCAAGGAGTGCGCGCCCAACGCCCAGCACGCGGTCCGCCAGGCCAGGACGCTCGCCGACAACATCACGGCGTCCCTGCGCGGCGCGCCGCTGACCGAATACCGGCACGCGTACGCGGGTTCCGTGGCCTCGCTCGGGCTGCACAAAGGTGTCGCACACGTCTACGGACGGAAGGTGAAGGGCTACCCTGCCTGGTTCATGCACCGCGTCTATCACCTCAGCAGGGTGCCCACCGCCAACCGGAAGGCTCGCGTCCTGACCGAATGGTCCCTTTCCGGCCTGTTCAAACGGGAGATCGTCTCCCTCGGCTCGCTGGAACGACCGCGCGCCGAGTTCGAACTGGCGGCCGGTGACGTCCCCCCTGAGAACCCTTCCGCTCCGCCCGCCGGAGGGCCGAAAGGCTCTCCCTGA